A part of Fimbriiglobus ruber genomic DNA contains:
- a CDS encoding prenyltransferase/squalene oxidase repeat-containing protein, whose protein sequence is MTRLLRPLAAAAAVIGAASLGAYAVSPDAEPLVPKPVAAAAVPAPPAPAAPAAKPADLKYAVDPKPLGDPVKKGLKYLADNQQADGGWAQGGGWRTGGNGGRIEGKDVADPSDVGNSCIALLAFLRAGNTPTQGDYKDVVRKGLRFVCNTVEKAGTDDLYVTDVRNTQLQSKIGPFADTFLSTLVLSEMKGKGGDDEKRLVACLDKTITKIAKHQKDDGTFANNGGWAPVLSQGVANKALARARLNGAPVSDATFARATKNSVDSAKGVATTGVTAATGSVDVVAIRSSVVPTAGPAAPVSPGGPGMAASRSATIGGAFKGDAGVPLYSLSQGVTNGQDVLNSVNADAEKAKRVIADPKASKDEKQAAQKTLEQRDELAKENVAAQSQAAGQFRNPDFVRGFGSNGGEEFLSFLNISEMMVVKGGTEWKEWDGKMQDTVPKAQDKDGSWSGHHCITGKTFCTSAALLVLLADRTQFPDDVIKAAREDARKAAEVKAAEEKKAAEEKKVEEKK, encoded by the coding sequence ATGACCAGACTGCTCCGCCCGCTGGCCGCCGCGGCGGCCGTGATCGGCGCCGCGTCCCTCGGGGCGTACGCCGTGTCGCCCGATGCCGAGCCACTCGTACCCAAGCCGGTTGCCGCGGCCGCGGTCCCCGCGCCCCCGGCTCCCGCGGCTCCGGCCGCCAAGCCGGCCGACCTGAAGTACGCGGTCGACCCGAAGCCGCTCGGCGACCCGGTGAAGAAGGGGCTGAAGTACCTCGCCGACAACCAGCAGGCCGACGGCGGGTGGGCCCAGGGCGGTGGGTGGCGGACCGGCGGGAATGGCGGCCGCATTGAGGGCAAGGACGTCGCCGACCCGTCCGACGTGGGCAACTCGTGCATCGCCCTCCTGGCGTTCCTGCGGGCCGGCAACACCCCGACCCAGGGCGACTACAAGGATGTCGTGCGGAAAGGGTTGCGGTTCGTCTGCAATACGGTCGAGAAGGCGGGCACCGACGACCTGTACGTTACGGACGTACGCAACACGCAACTCCAGAGCAAGATCGGCCCGTTCGCGGACACATTCCTGTCCACGCTGGTCCTGTCCGAAATGAAGGGCAAGGGCGGGGACGACGAGAAGCGGCTCGTCGCGTGCCTGGACAAGACGATTACCAAGATCGCCAAGCACCAGAAAGACGACGGCACGTTCGCGAACAACGGCGGGTGGGCACCCGTGTTGTCGCAGGGCGTGGCGAACAAGGCCCTCGCCCGGGCCCGGTTGAACGGCGCCCCGGTGTCCGATGCCACGTTCGCCCGCGCGACCAAGAACTCGGTCGATTCGGCGAAAGGGGTAGCGACCACGGGCGTGACCGCGGCGACCGGATCGGTCGACGTGGTCGCCATCAGGTCGTCCGTGGTTCCCACCGCCGGCCCTGCGGCCCCAGTGAGCCCGGGTGGGCCCGGGATGGCTGCGAGTCGAAGCGCCACGATCGGCGGTGCGTTCAAGGGCGACGCGGGCGTGCCGCTATACAGTCTGAGCCAGGGCGTGACGAACGGGCAGGACGTGTTGAATTCGGTCAACGCGGACGCGGAAAAGGCCAAGCGGGTGATCGCGGACCCGAAAGCCAGCAAGGACGAGAAGCAGGCCGCCCAGAAGACGCTCGAACAACGCGACGAACTCGCCAAAGAAAACGTCGCGGCCCAGAGCCAGGCCGCGGGCCAGTTCCGGAACCCGGACTTCGTGCGCGGGTTCGGGTCGAACGGGGGTGAGGAGTTCCTGAGCTTCCTCAACATCAGCGAGATGATGGTGGTGAAGGGCGGCACCGAATGGAAGGAGTGGGACGGGAAAATGCAGGACACGGTCCCGAAAGCCCAGGACAAGGACGGGAGCTGGTCCGGGCACCACTGCATCACCGGCAAAACGTTCTGCACGTCCGCCGCGCTGCTCGTCCTACTCGCCGACCGCACGCAATTCCCGGACGACGTGATCAAGGCCGCCCGGGAAGACGCGAGGAAAGCCGCCGAGGTGAAGGCGGCGGAAGAGAAGAAGGCCGCCGAAGAGAAGAAAGTGGAAGAAAAGAAGTAA
- a CDS encoding prenyltransferase/squalene oxidase repeat-containing protein yields the protein MSRLSLLLLTVAAVGCGQGRGPVPPQPTAVTARSAPEVGLAPGVRFLLAQQSPDGAWRSDVYATFKDGTALTPHVLVALQAAADAGALPDTAAARRKASEWLAKKVGADGTIDEGADGLPYPVYTAALSVTALSHADNRDLAPKRDAWLKYLLDRQLVEKNGWAPEDKQYGGWGYYPRVPKKPAPGQLVPAQHLLESNISATASALDALAAAGVAEPKLVGPGLHFALARKNTDGGFHFVYDDPVRNKAGAVRNANGPPRFPSYGSATADGARIIGRGSPERSAIDPAAAKARDWLESHFSPDHHPGDYIPAHERNRDAVYFYYAASVAKTFRLMGVTKVNGHRHWADALTNALCAKQNPDGAWQNDLELVRENDPLLATAYAVAALAECRRARAE from the coding sequence ATGTCGCGCTTGTCACTTCTCCTGTTGACCGTGGCAGCGGTCGGCTGCGGACAGGGCCGCGGACCCGTGCCACCACAGCCGACGGCGGTTACGGCGCGTTCCGCGCCCGAGGTCGGCCTTGCGCCCGGGGTCCGGTTCCTGCTCGCACAACAGTCGCCCGACGGCGCGTGGCGGTCGGACGTGTACGCCACGTTCAAGGACGGCACCGCGCTCACGCCGCACGTCCTCGTCGCGCTCCAGGCCGCGGCCGACGCGGGGGCGCTGCCCGACACCGCGGCTGCGCGGCGCAAGGCGAGCGAATGGCTGGCGAAGAAAGTCGGGGCGGACGGCACGATCGACGAAGGGGCCGACGGACTGCCGTACCCCGTGTACACCGCCGCGCTGAGCGTGACCGCCCTGTCGCACGCCGACAATCGGGATCTGGCGCCCAAGCGGGATGCGTGGCTCAAATATCTCCTCGACCGGCAACTCGTCGAGAAGAACGGGTGGGCGCCCGAGGACAAACAGTACGGCGGTTGGGGGTATTACCCGCGCGTTCCGAAAAAGCCGGCGCCGGGGCAACTCGTGCCCGCGCAGCACCTGTTGGAGTCCAACATCTCGGCCACGGCGTCCGCGCTGGACGCGCTCGCCGCGGCCGGCGTCGCGGAGCCAAAACTCGTCGGCCCCGGGCTGCATTTCGCGCTCGCGCGGAAGAACACCGACGGCGGCTTTCACTTCGTCTACGACGACCCGGTGCGCAACAAGGCCGGGGCGGTCCGGAACGCGAACGGGCCGCCGCGATTCCCTTCATACGGCAGCGCAACCGCGGACGGCGCCCGGATCATTGGGAGAGGGTCGCCTGAGCGATCGGCGATCGACCCGGCGGCGGCGAAGGCGCGAGACTGGCTCGAAAGCCATTTCTCACCCGACCACCACCCCGGCGACTACATCCCCGCGCACGAGCGCAACCGCGACGCCGTCTACTTCTACTACGCCGCGTCGGTGGCGAAGACGTTTCGGCTCATGGGCGTCACAAAAGTGAACGGGCACCGGCACTGGGCCGACGCGCTGACTAACGCCCTGTGCGCTAAACAGAACCCCGACGGGGCGTGGCAGAACGACCTCGAACTGGTCCGCGAGAACGACCCGCTCCTGGCGACCGCGTACGCCGTGGCCGCGCTGGCCGAGTGCCGGCGGGCGCGGGCGGAGTGA
- the lpxA gene encoding acyl-ACP--UDP-N-acetylglucosamine O-acyltransferase, with the protein MPRPDSPHVHPTAIVSSEARLAEDVAVGPFALIDGPVVVGAGSVIGPHVHLIGPLTLGTGNRLHTGCVFGDEPQHLAYKGEPTNVHIGNGNTFREGVTVHRGMPVGAGPGTGTTVIGNNNLFMVNSHVAHDCRVGNHSVFANGAVIGGHAQIADRVLLSGNTAVHQFCQVGTLALLGGTAAISQDLPPFWIIQGGINVVHGINVIGMRRAGFPAAEIQAVRHAYKLLNRSGMTVPSAIEVLEAEYGTMPAIRTLIAFIHGAKRGITLARGKADFENEV; encoded by the coding sequence ATGCCCCGGCCCGATTCACCCCACGTTCACCCCACGGCCATCGTCTCGTCCGAAGCCCGCCTGGCCGAAGACGTCGCCGTCGGTCCGTTCGCCCTCATCGACGGCCCCGTTGTCGTCGGGGCCGGGAGCGTGATCGGCCCGCACGTCCACCTGATCGGCCCGCTCACGCTCGGCACCGGGAACCGCCTGCACACCGGGTGCGTCTTCGGCGACGAGCCGCAGCACCTCGCGTACAAGGGCGAGCCCACGAACGTCCACATCGGCAACGGCAACACGTTCCGCGAAGGCGTCACCGTCCACCGCGGCATGCCGGTCGGCGCCGGGCCGGGGACCGGGACGACCGTGATCGGCAACAACAACCTGTTCATGGTGAACAGCCACGTCGCACACGACTGTCGGGTCGGCAACCACTCGGTGTTCGCGAACGGCGCCGTGATCGGCGGCCACGCGCAGATCGCCGACCGCGTGCTCCTCTCGGGCAACACCGCCGTCCACCAGTTCTGCCAGGTCGGGACGCTGGCGCTCCTGGGCGGAACCGCCGCGATCAGCCAGGACCTGCCGCCGTTCTGGATCATCCAGGGCGGCATCAACGTCGTCCACGGGATCAACGTCATCGGCATGCGGCGGGCGGGCTTCCCGGCCGCGGAGATTCAAGCCGTCCGGCACGCGTACAAACTCCTGAACCGGTCCGGGATGACGGTCCCGTCGGCCATCGAGGTTCTGGAAGCCGAATACGGGACGATGCCGGCGATCCGGACGCTGATCGCGTTCATCCACGGGGCCAAGCGCGGCATCACCCTCGCCCGCGGCAAAGCCGATTTCGAGAACGAAGTGTAA